GATCAACGCCCGCAACAACATGTCGACGTATCAGGAACGCGTTCGCGAGCGCCTCATTCCCGGTGGCCGAGTAGCACTCGCCACCCAGTACCCCCTCACTCTCAGCGTCCATCTGCCGTTCGACTGCCTGGCCGACCGGCTCCGGGACACGCTGATGACGCCCGAGTCACCCGAGGGTCTCCTCGTCAGCAACTTCGCCACCGTCAACGCGGCTGAGCACCGGCTCTTGGCCGATGGCCGGGAGGCCTTCGACGGTCGCCTGTACGGAATCGTCGTGGCAGACAGCGACGACCGTCTCACCGCCCTCGACCAGCAGATCGCCGCACACATCACGGCCATAACGGAGGAGAACGGGCATGGTCACTGACACCTCGCGCGCCGCTGAAGCCCATGTCCAGGGCCTTTCCGTGAAGGATCTGGCGGCCGAGTTCGGCACTCCGCTCTACGTCTACGACGCGGAGGCGATAACCCGCCAGTACCAGGAACTGAGAGACCTGCTCCATGCCCGCCTGGAGATCTTCTACTCGTTCAAGGCCAACCCCAACGCCGCGATCTGCGCCCTGCTCGGTTCCCTGGGTGCATGCGCGGAGGTCTCCTCGCTGGCCGAACTGACCACGGCACGACGGGCCGGATTCAGTCCCGACAACATCGTGTTCCCCGGCCCCGGCAAGAGCACCGACGAGCTCATCGCCTGTCTGGACGCGGGGATCGCGGCACTCGTCTGCGAGTCCCTGGACGAGCTGGCCCTCATCGACCGACTCGCCTCCGAACGGGGTGTCACCGCGCGGGTGGCGCTCCGCGTCAACCCGAACTTCTCCGTCAAGGGCGCCAAGCTCGTGATGAGCGGCACCAGCAGGCAGTTCGGCATCGACCAAGAAACACTACTCGCCCAGCGGGACCTGGCAGCGCGCTTCCCCTCGGTGCGCCTGATCGGCGTCCACATCTACATGGGGACGCGGGTCCTGGAAGAGCGTGTCGTTGCCGAGCACACCGGGCGGATCCTGGATGCGGCCGAGCAACTCGCCGCCGCGCTCGACTTCCCTCTTGAACTCGTCGACATCGGGGGCGGTCTGGGCGTGCCGTACTTCGACGGCGAGCGTGCCCTGGATCCAGCGGCTCTCACGGCACTGCTGAACCCGCTTGTCGAGAAGTTCATCGCCGGCCACCCCCGGACGCGGATCATCATGGAACTCGGTCGCTACCTCACGGCGCCCGCGGGTACCTACCTCACCCGAGTGCGCTATCTCAAAGAATCGCGAGGCGAGCGGTTCGCGATCGTCGACGGCGGCACGCACCACCACATGGCGGCGGTCGGCATCGGATCCTTCGTCAAGCGCAACTTCCCGATGCGGCTGCTGAACCGCACGGCTACCGAAGAGGACCAGGCCTGGAACATCGCCGGTCCCCTCTGCACGCCCAACGACACGCTGGGAAGGAAAGTGGCCCTGCCGCCCCTGCGAGTCGGTGACCTCATCGGTGTACTGCAATCCGGCGCCTACGGGCCGAGCGCGTCGCCCGTTCTCTTCCTCAGCCACGGCCACCCCGCCGAGGTCCTCGTCCATGAAGGCCGGGCCCTGTTGGTGCGGGCCCGCGACGGAATCGACGACCTGCTCGGCAAGCAGTACAGCTACGACTTCACCAGCGCCGACGGCCGGGCAAGCGCGGGCTGACGGCACAACCGAGACCGCCTGGACGAAGAAGGAGAGAGAAGACCACGATGCACGCGTCTGCCCAGTCCTCCGCCGGACTGCACCGCATCACCGAGACCACGATTGCCGCGCTCGCCGCGATGCGCGACCGCGACCGCGACTCGATCACCGAGAAGACCCGGCTCTTCGACGACCTCGGGTTCGACTCGACGAGCATCCTCGAACTGCTCATGACACTCGAGGACGAGTTGGACTTCGAGTTCGACCCCGAAACGCTGGAGCCGGACGACTTCGGGACAGTCGGGTCGCTCGCGGCGTATGCGGCGAGGCAGCTCGACGAGACCGAGCGGTGATGCACACATCCGTCCCCCCGCCGGCGGTCGGCGCACCGGCACCACTGCGCCTCGCGCACGCACACGGGCAGGCGTTCACCCCCGGAGAAGCTGCCCGTG
The genomic region above belongs to Streptomyces marianii and contains:
- a CDS encoding acyl carrier protein, which codes for MHASAQSSAGLHRITETTIAALAAMRDRDRDSITEKTRLFDDLGFDSTSILELLMTLEDELDFEFDPETLEPDDFGTVGSLAAYAARQLDETER
- the lysA gene encoding diaminopimelate decarboxylase, whose protein sequence is MVTDTSRAAEAHVQGLSVKDLAAEFGTPLYVYDAEAITRQYQELRDLLHARLEIFYSFKANPNAAICALLGSLGACAEVSSLAELTTARRAGFSPDNIVFPGPGKSTDELIACLDAGIAALVCESLDELALIDRLASERGVTARVALRVNPNFSVKGAKLVMSGTSRQFGIDQETLLAQRDLAARFPSVRLIGVHIYMGTRVLEERVVAEHTGRILDAAEQLAAALDFPLELVDIGGGLGVPYFDGERALDPAALTALLNPLVEKFIAGHPRTRIIMELGRYLTAPAGTYLTRVRYLKESRGERFAIVDGGTHHHMAAVGIGSFVKRNFPMRLLNRTATEEDQAWNIAGPLCTPNDTLGRKVALPPLRVGDLIGVLQSGAYGPSASPVLFLSHGHPAEVLVHEGRALLVRARDGIDDLLGKQYSYDFTSADGRASAG